A window from bacterium encodes these proteins:
- a CDS encoding energy-coupling factor transporter ATPase — translation MIDVAPALIRVRGLHHTYHAGSSEPVLALRGIDLEVRRGECVAVVGGNGSGKSTLAKHLNALLLPTAGEVVVDGLDTRDHDAVWAVRQRVGMIFEHPDDQLVAAVVEEDVAFGCENLGLPSAEIRSRVDAALRVVGLAALRRRPPHLLSGGQKQRVAIAGILAMRPRCLVLDEATSMLDPSGQREVMDTVLRLRRDEGLTLVLITHAMEEAALADRIVVLAEGRIALSGTPAEVFAREDLLHDLRLEPPQIVLLGRRLAEAGLPLPPGLLTAEQLADAVAALRGGPAGAA, via the coding sequence ATGATAGACGTTGCCCCCGCGCTCATCCGGGTTCGGGGGCTTCATCACACGTACCACGCCGGGTCCAGCGAGCCGGTCCTGGCGCTCCGGGGGATCGACCTCGAGGTGCGTCGCGGCGAGTGCGTCGCCGTCGTTGGCGGCAACGGCTCGGGGAAGAGCACGCTCGCCAAGCACCTGAACGCGCTGCTGTTGCCGACCGCCGGGGAGGTCGTGGTGGACGGTCTCGACACGCGCGACCACGACGCCGTCTGGGCGGTCCGCCAGCGTGTCGGCATGATCTTCGAGCACCCGGACGATCAGCTGGTCGCGGCGGTGGTCGAGGAAGACGTCGCGTTCGGCTGCGAGAACCTCGGGCTCCCGTCCGCCGAGATCCGCTCGCGCGTCGACGCGGCGCTGCGCGTGGTCGGGCTCGCCGCACTCCGCCGCCGGCCGCCGCACCTCCTGTCGGGCGGCCAGAAACAGCGGGTTGCGATCGCCGGGATCCTCGCGATGCGTCCGCGGTGCCTCGTCTTGGACGAAGCCACCTCGATGCTGGACCCCTCTGGGCAGCGCGAGGTCATGGACACCGTGCTGCGTCTCCGGCGCGACGAAGGGCTCACGCTCGTCCTGATCACCCATGCCATGGAAGAGGCCGCGCTGGCCGACCGGATCGTGGTCCTCGCCGAGGGCCGCATCGCGCTCTCCGGGACGCCTGCGGAGGTCTTCGCGCGGGAAGACCTGCTGCACGACCTCCGGCTCGAACCGCCACAGATCGTGCTGCTCGGGCGCCGCCTCGCCGAGGCGGGGCTGCCGCTGCCGCCGGGCCTGCTCACGGCCGAACAGCTAGCGGACGCGGTGGCCGCCCTTCGCGGTGGCCCGGCGGGGGCCGCGTGA
- the rplQ gene encoding 50S ribosomal protein L17, which translates to MSLGQKGRRLGRDTGARLALFRGLVSALIVHERIATTEHKAKETKKIADRMIDLALQNDLHARRQVARVLPDRAVIKRLFSTVAPRYQKGRGGYTRVIRTAPRRGDAAPMALLELVK; encoded by the coding sequence ATGAGCCTGGGACAGAAGGGACGGCGCCTGGGACGGGACACCGGGGCGCGGCTCGCCCTGTTCCGCGGTCTGGTGTCGGCGCTCATCGTGCACGAGCGGATCGCGACCACCGAGCACAAGGCGAAGGAGACGAAGAAGATCGCCGACCGGATGATCGACCTGGCGCTCCAGAACGACCTGCACGCGCGTCGGCAGGTCGCCCGAGTGCTCCCCGATCGTGCGGTGATCAAGCGGCTGTTCTCCACCGTGGCGCCGAGGTATCAGAAGGGGCGTGGCGGGTACACCCGGGTGATCCGGACGGCGCCGCGGCGCGGCGACGCAGCGCCGATGGCCCTCCTCGAGTTGGTCAAGTAA